The Sphaerodactylus townsendi isolate TG3544 unplaced genomic scaffold, MPM_Stown_v2.3 scaffold_1108, whole genome shotgun sequence genome window below encodes:
- the LOC125424815 gene encoding nucleoside diphosphate kinase homolog 5-like produces KRKLQLSPEQCSNFYVEQYGKMFFPNLTAYMSSGPLTAMILARHRAISYWKELLGPPNVALMKENYPDSLRAIYGMDDLRNGLHGSSSFASAEREIRFMFPEVVIEPIPVGQAARDYLTRYITPTLLKGLTALSKGKPEDPFTWLADWLIEHNPNTPRLRHNVIVEEP; encoded by the exons AAACGAAAGCTCCAATTAAGTCCAGAGCAGTGTAGCAACTTCTACGTAGAACAATATGGGAAAATGTTTTTTCCCAATTTGACAGCCTATATGAGTTCTGGGCCTCTAACTGCGATGATTCTCGCTCGCCATCGTGCCATCTCATACTGGAAGGAGCTGCTTGGACCACCTAATGTCGCACTAATGAAAGAAAATTATCCTGACAG TTTAAGAGCAATCTATGGGATGGATGACCTGAGGAATGGACTTCATGGCAGCTCCAGTTTTGCCTCAGCTGAAAGGGAAATCCGGTTCATGTTTCCTGAAG TGGTTATTGAACCAATCCCAGTTGGACAAGCTGCAAGAGATTACCTGACCCGCTATATCACTCCAACACTGCTAAAAGGACTTACAGCCCTGAGTAAGGGGAAACCAGAAGATCCTTTT ACTTGGCTGGCTGATTGGCTAATTGAACATAACCCCAACACACCCCGGCTGCGACATAATGTCATTGTGGAGGAGCCTTAA